From a single Maniola hyperantus chromosome 3, iAphHyp1.2, whole genome shotgun sequence genomic region:
- the LOC117996227 gene encoding uncharacterized protein: MNNCKYDGKENRPNTAGRYDMCPSNIQKTPPAAGSSNTHPTNFKVPLPRPRPLQTNNKVNDKEQAATQDAAEKKQEWALSDFDLGRPLGKGKFGNVYLAREKKSHYVVALKVLFKSQILDSDIEHQVRREVEIQCRLRHPNILRMYGYFHDEKRVYLILEYAKHGALYKLLKERGRFDEVTAAIYIRDLTKALIYCHLRKVIHRDIKPENLLIGYNYELKIADFGWSVHSPSSRRMTLCGTLDYLSPEMIEGKPHSYAIDIWSLGVLCYELLVGLPPFEAKDANQTYKKIKHVIVKYPDYISGQARDLMGKLLVTEPENRLPLVQVLQHPWIKDNAPEGAKLPILNPENSEK, translated from the coding sequence ATGAATAACTGTAAATATGACGGCAAGGAAAACAGACCGAACACCGCTGGAAGATACGACATGTGCCCCTCAAATATACAAAAAACGCCACCTGCAGCTGGCTCCTCAAATACACATCCTACGAATTTTAAAGTGCCATTACCTCGACCCCGTCCTCTTCAAACGAACAATAAAGTGAATGACAAAGAACAGGCTGCGACTCAAGACGCTGCGGAAAAGAAACAAGAATGGGCACTGTCAGACTTCGATTTAGGACGTCCACTTGGCAAAGGTAAATTTGGCAATGTTTACTTAGCACGCGAAAAGAAATCGCATTACGTGGTCGCATTAAAGGTGCTCTTTAAAAGCCAAATATTAGACTCTGATATCGAACACCAAGTCAGGCGCGAGGTGGAAATCCAGTGTAGACTGCGCCATCCGAACATCTTGCGTATGTACGGCTATTTCCATGACGAGAAACGTGTTTATTTAATCCTAGAGTACGCAAAACACGGCGCGCTTTACAAACTGCTGAAGGAACGCGGGCGTTTCGACGAAGTAACCGCCGCCATCTACATTCGAGACTTGACCAAAGCTTTAATATATTGTCACTTGAGGAAAGTTATTCATCGTGATATTAAACCTGAGAATTTACTGATCGGCTATAACTATGAGCTTAAAATAGCTGATTTCGGTTGGTCAGTACATTCTCCGTCTTCAAGACGCATGACGTTATGTGGAACGTTAGATTATCTCTCTCCGGAGATGATTGAAGGCAAGCCTCATAGTTATGCGATTGATATATGGAGTCTTGGAGTCCTTTGTTATGAACTGTTAGTAGGGCTCCCTCCGTTTGAAGCGAAAGATGCTAATCAGACTTATAAAAAGATTAAGCATGTTATAGTCAAGTATCCGGACTATATTTCTGGCCAAGCTAGAGATTTGATGGGGAAACTACTAGTCACTGAACCGGAGAATAGATTGCCATTAGTACAGGTGCTGCAACATCCGTGGATTAAGGACAACGCCCCAGAGGGTGCAAAGCTACCAATTTTGAATCCTGAGAATAGTGAAAAATGA
- the LOC117996394 gene encoding glutamate receptor ionotropic, delta-2-like encodes MLHDIRLFHSNLHYIWKRIVNVVFLKYHKTIVGNVKSKAWFDLSTVPFPNPIKGIFISRRVDIWKNGKFHYGRDLFADKTGNLNNEVLNVVYYEHVPSVIAMKSNESSKVGGVEIEILNTLAQKMNFKPRLYQPANAEVHKWGQKQTNGSFSGLLGEMVHNKADVALGNLQYTPYHLELTDLSIPYTSQCWTFLTPEALTDNSWKTLILPFKLYMWIAVLLVLLVTGAIFYGLAVYYMNLLDYTNSLKITKNPTTDAKPVGMYLFGEITNSILYTYGMLLVVSLPKLPSGWSIRLLTGWYWLYCILLVVSYRASMTAILANPAPRVTIDTLKELVDSKIACGGWGRETKKFFIESHDEMSQKIGVRFENVDNLEEAASRIAKGVFAYYDSANFLKYVSVKRKNSYMTTEFENSTANSTEISRAERDLHIMTDCVVNIPISIGFHKNSPLKPLADIYIRRIVEVGLVEKWLNDAMYRIRTMDISEEQIKALINLKKLYCAFIALAIGYSLSFLCLLGEFIHWHFIVKKDPNFDKYAMDVYYVNKNKKQ; translated from the exons ATGCTCCATGACATCAGACTGTTCCACAGCAATCTCCACTACATTTGGAAGAGAATCGTCAACGTAGTCTTCTTGAAATACCACAAAACTATTGTAGGGAACGTGAAAAGCAAAGCCTGGTTCGACCTCTCCACGGTACCTTTCCCGAATCCTATAAAAGGGATTTTTATATCTAGACGAGTAGATATATGGAAGAATGGTAAATTTCATTATGGAAGAGACCTGTTTGCTGATAAAACGGGGAACCTCAACAATGAAGTTTTGAATGTTGTCTATTATGAACACGTACCCTCAGTTATTGCTATGAAATCAAACGAATCCAGCAAAGTTGGGGGTGTGGAAATTGAG atCCTCAACACCCTAGCCCAGAAAATGAATTTCAAACCTAGACTGTATCAACCAGCCAATGCAGAAGTTCACAAATGGGGTCAGAAGCAAACCAACGGTTCATTTTCAGGTCTCCTCGGGGAAATGGTTCACAATAAAGCCGACGTAGCGCTGGGCAATTTGCAATACACCCCGTATCACTTGGAACTGACCGATTTGAGTATCCCTTACACTTCGCAATGTTGGACGTTCCTGACTCCAGAGGCTCTGACTGATAACTCCTGGAAAACGCTTATCTTGCCGTTTAA ATTGTACATGTGGATAGCTGTATTACTAGTTTTGCTCGTCACTGGCGCTATATTTTATGGATTAGCAGTTTATTATATGAATCTCTTGGATTACACTAACAGCTTGAAAATTACGAAAAATCCCACGACCG ACGCAAAACCTGTTGGCATGTATTTGTTCGGCGAAATAACGAACAGCATTCTCTACACTTATGGAATGCTACTAGTCGTTTCTTTACCTAAGCTACCTTCTGGATGGTCCATTCGATTACTGACAGGGTGGTACTGGCTGTATTGCATACTGCTCGTCGTGTCTTACAGAGCAAGCATGACCGCTATTTTAGCAAATCCTGCCCCTAGAGTAACCATCGACACTTTAAAAGAGTTAGTCGATAGTAAAATTGCTTGCGGTGGTTGGGGTAGAGAGACAAAGAAGTTTTTCATCGAATCCCACGACGAAATGAGTCAGAAAATCGGCGTTAGATTCGAAAATGTCGACAATCTTGAAGAGGCAGCTAGTAGAATCGCTAAAGGAGTATTCGCGTACTACGACAGCGCTAACTTCCTCAAATATGTAAGCGTGAAGAGAAAAAATTCTTACATGACCACAGAGTTCGAAAATTCCACAGCAAACAGCACGGAAATTTCCAGAGCAGAAAGGGACCTCCATATCATGACGGATTGCGTGGTAAACATTCCAATATCAATAGGATTTCACAAGAATTCTCCATTGAAACCCTTGGCAGATATTTATATCCGAAGAATTGTTGAAGTTGGTCTTGTAGAGAAGTGGCTTAATGATGCAATGTATAGAATTAGGACTATGGATATTTCAGAAGAGCAAATCAAAGCATTGATTAACTTGAAAAAGCTGTATTGTGCCTTCATAGCATTAGCAATAGGGTACAGTTTGAGTTTTCTATGCTTACTTGGAGAGTTCATACACTGGCATTTTATAGTCAAGAAGGATcctaattttgataaatatgcTATGGACGTCTACTATGTcaataagaataaaaaacaatag